The genomic region ACACATATACCACGCCTATCAATGGCACTACAGGGGCTACAGATGTGATTGATGCACTTGCAAACGATAGCTTTAACGGCAACCAAGCCACTACCGCTAACGTAACCATTAGCATCGTTAAGCCTGCTACAGGCACCACCGTCCCTACGCTCAATACCACCACAGGCAAAGTATCCGTACCAGCAGGCACTGCCTCAGGCACTTACACCATTGTCTATAAGATTACGGGCACAGTGGGAAGCCTTAGCGTTTCGGATACAGCAACGATCACCGTTCACGTCCAATCGACCCCTATCACTGCCGTGCCTGACCTTCGCCATATCCCTAATGGGGCTGACGGCGGCACTGTCACCAACGTGCTTACCAATGATGACCTCGGCGGCAACCCACCGACACCAAGCACCGTGACCATCACTTGGGATAGCGTCCCTAACGGCTGGAGTGGCAACCCCGATGGCATCATCAGCGTACCAAAAGGCACCCGATCAGGCACTTATACGGCTACCTATACGATATGTGAAAAAGCCAATCCTACCAACTGCGCTACCACTTCGGTAACCATCACCGTAGGTGCACCACCAATAACAGCCACTGACGATAGCTATACCTTCACGGATACTACCGCAACGCGCACCACTGGCAATGTGCTTACCAACGATAGTTACAATGGGCATACACCAAGCACCCAATCGGTAACCCTCAGCTGGGGAATCCCATCGGGCGGCGGACTTATAGGCAACCCCGACGGCACCATCAGCGTACCTCAGGGCACTGCCAGCGGCACTTATACCTTTCCTTACACGATATGCGGCAAGCTCAACACCGATAACTGTGCCACTGCTACCGCAACCATCATCGTGAGTGGAACACCTACGCCGCCTTTGCCTCCTACACCACCAGCACCGATACCGCCTATAGCAGTAGACGATAGCGGCAACACGCTTATCAATACCCCTATCACTATCAGCGTGCTTGGCAACGACACCCCTAATGGTGCTACAACACCTACGGTCGTAAGCCAGCCTTCCAATGGATCTGTAGTGGTAAACACCGATGGCAGCATCACCTATACCCCTAATCGCGACTACACAGGCACCGATCATTTCCTATACGAGATCTGCAACGCAAGCGGTTGTGCCACAGCTACTGTAAGCATTGAGGTCATCACCGATATAGTGCCATACAACGCTATTTCGGTAGATGGAGATGGAGTGAACGACTACTTCCGTATAGGTGGTATAGAAGCATATCCCGACAATGTAGTACGCATTTACAACCGTTGGGGCGTAAAAGTCTTTGAAACAGAAGGTTATGACAATGTCACTCGTGTCTTCCGTGGTATTTCCAATGGTCGTGTAACGGTAGAAGCCGCCGATAAATTGCCACAAGGCACTTATTACTACGTCATTGAATATGTTGATAAGCATAACGATAGGCATACCAAAGTAGGTTGGCTATATGTTAAGAAAAACAAATAAAAAAGTTAAATACCCGTACCAGAAAATACACCTCGGTGCGGGTATTTTTCTCTTAGGAAAAACCTTACAATTCGAAACGGATTCACAACGGATATGTAACGAATAAATTCACCTTTTTAGCTAAGTCAAAATCTTAAAATTTTGTTATTTTTAATAAATATGATTGCCAGATTTAAAAATAGTGTTATTTTTGCCCACAAAATAGCAGTATAAAATGTGTAGAAAAACCTATAATGTTTTAAATATGAATAAATTGATTTCTTTATGGTGTGTCCTTGTGTGTGTATTTGTAGGGCAAATTTTGCACGCACAGGTGTCAAATCTCACTGTGGAAAACACAGCGCCTGCCAATACCAACATAGCCTCTAATGGTTACGAGGTAGGGATGCTTAAGGTTTCGATGAACTTAGCAACGAAAAGTATTGCGAAAGTAAAAATAACCTTTCCTAAGGGCGTAAAGCACGATGGTAGTGCGATTACTGTCAGTGGAGGTACGGCTACGGCACCTGTGGCAAGTGGCAACGACCTTACTTTCGACCTTACCCCTAACACAGCAGGAGGTATTGTAACCTTCTCGCTGAAGAAAACCATTACCCCTGAGGGGCATAAAGAGGTTGTAGGCGGGAAAACCCTTCAAGACCAAGTAAGTGTTACCCAAGGGAGTACAGCACAGAAGAAAGGCGATGCTTATAGTAATTATAAATACCCCTCTTTGGTAATTACAGACCCTACTCCTAAGGCAGATTCGCAAAAAGGCGATAATACCACTACTTTTACGATTGCCAATGGAGGTGAGGGCAAGATAGAAAGTTTTTACCTGAGCCTTAAATACCCTAATGGCTTAACTCTTAAGACCCTTAAAGTGGGGACTACCAATATTACTGTTCCTACGAAAACAGGTGATAAGTATATTATTGCGATTCCAGCAGCGGCTATCAATAGCGGTAATGGGCTTGTAAAAGGAGGAGCACCTATTACTATTACAGAAACGTATACACAAGCTGGGCGTTGTGCCTCTGGCGATATAGAGTATATTGCCAATTGGGGAAAATCAGCTACAAATGCCGATTGGTATCAAGCGATGATTAAGGGGAAGGACAACTATAAGCTACGCAAAGTTAGCACTCCTTCAGCAGCACCTGATATTAAAATGAATACAGGCAATAACGACTCTTACTTCACAATGAAGAATGGCTTTAATGTGCCTGTAACACCCGTAGCTGCTGCAACTGCTCCTGCGGCAAATGTAATGGGGACAATGCGCGTGTCATATAAAAACAACGCTGCGGTAGGCTCTGGCGGGGCAGCCTATAAGGTCAATTTGCTCATTCAAGAGAAGTGGAATGATGGGGCAAATGCCTTTTTCCGCCCTATCAACTTTAGGATTGTAAAGTCTGATGGCACTACTACGCCTATCCCTACCTCAGGTGTAAAGACAACAACAAGCGGGAATATAACTGGGCAAAACAAGCTCTTTAGCGTATCGCTTGAGGGGCTTACTACTGACCCCGATGGGGCAGATGGCTTGGAAGATTTGGATGCCGATGGCAAGTTTGACGATTTGGCACCGGGCAAGTCTTTTGCCATAGAGTTTGACTTGGTTAAAAATAGAACTGATGTCTCTGACTGCCTTACAGGGAAAGGTTTTATCTTAGCCTATTCCTCTTATGTAGGCTATACGACTACTTGTGGTACTACTCCGGTGCCAGCTATTAAAAATCAGTACGACCTGAGAGCCTATATTCTCAATCTGCTGACCCCCGCGGATGTTTCGTTCATCCCTCCTGTTTTAGTGAAAGATGCACCTGCACTAACGGCGCGTTTTGCAGGGAAAACCTCTCAATCCGAAATAGAAGAGAGAAGCAAAGGCGGCACAAATGAACTATCAAAATACCGCTTCCAATACGTGATAACGATTCCCGATGGAGTAGAGGTAGACCAATCGACTATCAAATGGCATTCTTCTGCTAATTACCCTGTAACGACAGAAACTATTAATTTAACAGCAGGGCACCCTAATTTAGATATAAAGCAAAACGGAGGCAGTACTGTCATAAAAGTACTTTCACCAGAAGGTGAGCGAGGCTTTGTAACAATGGATCTTAAAGCGAAGTGTGGTACGAATAAGAATGTACAAGTGAATTATGAGCTTTTCTTCTTTGATAAATATAGTCGTGCTAACAATGCTTTAAAACTGTTGTGTGTCGATAAACCTGTGCAAATCATTTGTGATGGTTGTGCAAATAATGGTCCACTGATTATCAATACCGAAGGCGAACGCTCAGAGAACTCACTCGGTTGGAAGGATTACACGATGAGAGAGCGTCATACAAAGGCTACGCTAAAGGCAGCTGACCCTTTGATGCTCAGGCGTGCGCTCCCTTTAGATGAGATAGAGATCGTTTCTAAAGGGAAGCAGGGCGCTGGCACTGCTAACAATCTGTACTACTCCTTTACTTCTAATGAAGGGATGACCTTAGAGCCTAAGGAATTGGTATTTAAGATTACCTCAGGGGCAAATAATGGTTATATAAAGACGATAAATACCTTTGCTGAAACTTCACTGCCAGGTGAGGGAGGTGTTAGCATCAGAAGAATACAGAAGTTCGTTTGGACTTTGCTCTCCGCAGCAGATGGCAAAACATTGCAACCCAATGATGCCTTTGAGGTAAAGGTTACTTATAAGGTAAAACCGACCTTAGGTACAGATGTACAGAAGAGGGAATATAGTGCTCAAGACCGCTTGATTGCTCAGAAGGTCTACTTCTATATGTTAGAAAAAGATGCGCAAGGGAAGGATGTAGAGCGTTATTGTGGTGCCCCTAATGTACCTGAGTTCTACATAGCTGACACTTTTCCTCATTCGCGCTATAATGGTGATGCTCCTTACTATGTACTTACAGGCTGTACACCTAAGGATTTGGGGGGCTATACAGTACACTTAGCACGTAGGTTCAATACAAGAGGTACTGCATTTAATAAAGAGTTTCGCCCTGATAGGCTTGTAAAGAAAAGCGAGTTTACGCTGCCTAATAGCTATAAGGTTACAGATGTAAAATATTATTATGTACAGACAGCAGGGGGTAAACTTATGCAAGTTGTTATCCCAGCAGATAAAATTAAAAAGACCTCAGTAGGCAATAGCACTAAGTACACAATAGAGAATGAGCTAACCCCTAATGGTTTCCTCTTGCCCCCAGGTATTATTCAGGTTGAGAATGGATACTCTTCCCATATACAAGTATGGACGCAGGCTACTTGTGCTTCACCACAATCTACCAATTTTAGAATAAAGACTTGGTTCTACGACTTTTACTATCATTATGCGAGAGTTGAGTCAGATCCAAGCAAGGATGGGCGTGTTGAAGCAGGCGTGGAATACAATGATGAGGATCAGCAAAATGGCGGGCGCAACATAACGCTAAATAATATGCCTTCCATCAGGTTGGATGCTGGTACGACTATAGAAACCTTGGCTCAAAAAACAAATGACCTGAGCATTACCCTTAGGAATACAGGGGCAAATACTGCTCCTTACACTTGGATTTCAGTGCCTGAGGTTACTGGGGTAGAGGTTTTAGGCTTGTACGACGGAGCTAATGCCATTGGTCGTGTAAGTACCATTACAGGGGAGTATATGTACTACCTTAGCAGTGCAGGCTTAGCGAAAGGAGCTTCAAAGAACTATACCCTTAAGGTAAAGCTCAACGACTGTAAAACAGCAACCTTAACAGCCTACGCAGGCTGGAATTGCACTGAATACCCTACAAGCTATGAGAACTCTTGTAGTAGTAACCTGCAAGCGGGAAAGACTACTTATACACTGCAAGCAGCCGTAAGTGAAATACAGTTTACCAGAACTAAGAGTCCACAACAAGGTACTGCTAAGCAAGGTAAACTTGAGATGTGTAAGGACAATATATACGAGTATATTATCAATGCAAGTAAAGAAGGAGACATCATCGACCCTAAGCTCTTGATTCATAAAGAAACGGGGATAAAGATAGCTAAGGTTGAGGTATATTATCCTTCAAATGCTACTACACCTACCAAGAACTACACTGTTGTGCCAGAAGAAAACGGGGCGTGGGTTTACAAACTGCTCGATGATGGCGAGGCTCTTAAAGGACTTAAATCAGAGCCTAACGATGTCAATAAGCGCAATATACGCGTGGCGATTACCGTAGTGCCTGAGTGTAGTGTACGTGCAGGTGCAATATTCCGCACTGAGGTACAAGGGAAGAGTGCTTGCGACGGCTCAATACAAGGAACACGCGATGCTGACATTATCTCCGATATTGATGGCATCACCCCAATAGCTTACTCCGTAGTGCCTACCTTGGTGCACCAAAGCGGTAGCGCTAAGGCTTGTGGTGTCGGAGCTATTTATAGAGGTACTTACAAGGTAACCTCCTCAAGCCCTTCTGCTCAGACAGGTAATACTGATAAGCTCGTGATTCGCGTGCCTAAGGGCTATAACCTCTCTGGCTTTACTTTTGTAAGCAAGAGCGGAACCTTCATTAACCCTACAGACTTTGAGAATGCTAACCCTGCCCCACAAGGCGATATAAAGGAATACACCATTGCAGCACCTCAAGGGATGAAAAACGGTGATGAGTTCACATACACCATAAAGGTGATGCAGGTTTCTACCGCTGCTGCCTCTGATTGTGAAAAAGCAGATGAATTGCAATACTATGCTATTGCTAATGTAGCTGCACCGCCTTGTCCTTCAGGAGCTTGTGCTAATATAGAAAGAGCATTGGCAACACCTGTTAGAGTGCCTATTCTTACCAACCGTTCAGCGCTTTCAATCAAGGACCTTAGTGCAACCACTCAAATCGAAGACGCAACGAAGGAGAAACGAAGCCTTAGCTTCAAAGTAGGCACTACTACCGAGACCTTCAGTGGGCAAATACGCTTTAAAGTAGTATACGATACCAACAATAACGGAAAAATAGACGCTACTGATGAGCAAATAGCCACTTTCTTAAAGCAAAATCTTAGTATACCAGCCAATGGCACAGTAGCCATAGCAGAAGCAATTAATGTGCCAGCTGATAAAGTATGCCGCTTGCTCATAGGTATTGAAGGAGCGGACAATCCTTGCCTTTGCTCTATCGATGCCGTTCAAGTGCCCGCACCAACGCAGATCACAGGTTTAGTAAAGAACTTAACCCTTTGTGCTGGTGAAAGTAAAACCTTTGAAAAAGATAAGGCGGCACAGCCTACTTACCATACCTATGAGTGGAAGAGTAGCAGTACAGAGGCTTTGGGATACCTCTCAGCAGCCAATATCCTACAGCCTACATTCCATTACACAGGGGCTACCTTTACAGGTACAAAAACCTTCACTTATACACTCGAAATTACCCGTGAAGGAGGCTGTAAAGCTACACAAACAGTAACCGTAACAGTCAATAATACTCCTGTCGCCTTACCCGCTACACCATTCTGTGTAAATGATAAAAAGAAGGTAGGCGAGATAAAAGAAGCGCTTAAAAACATAAATGCAGGCACTACTGTTGCCGATTTCGATGTATTCGAACAAGGCAACAATAGCCCACTGGGCGATCAAACCTATGTAGATCAAACTAAGGTTTATGAAGTACAGCGCAAAGCCAAGGGAGCTAACTGTGCAAGTGAGAAGGTAGTCTTCCCAACAAAGGCACAGTATATCACCGCTTACAATGGTGAGCACGACCAAGATGTACTCTGCCCAGGGGCTACCATTGCTGACTTAAAGACTAAAATTGCTGCTAATGAGCACGTCTCAGTAAGCCAAGTAAAGATTTACAACCGTCTTTCTAATGGAACAAAGGGCACTGAGATTACAAATGGCAATCAGCCTTTAGAGGCAGTAGAAGATACCACACCTTATAACTACAAATACCAGTTTACTGTATTTGATACCACAAACACGAAGTGTGAGTCCGAAGGCCGTGATATCAAGGTGCATATAGTAGGCGTTACAGCCACTACTACCAAGACTACCTATTGCCAAGGAGAAACAGTTAATATTACTTACAAAGTACGAGCTGTTAAAGGTATAGGCACAGCAACAGGTCTTCCAGCAGGACTTACAGTAAATTACAATCCTACTGCTCAAACAGTACAAATTACAGGAACTGCCACAGTAGGCACTTATACCTATGCTATACCACTGACCTCGGCTTGTACTACAGCGCAAATCACAGGTACTATCACTATTGGCTCAGTGGATAAGCCAACAGTAAGTGTAGCCGCTGCTACTTGTACCGCCTCAGGTACCACAGCAACGATTACCAACTACGATAGCACTGCTACCTATAGCATTACGCCAAACACAGGGGTAACTATCACAGGTAGCAGCATCACAGGCTTGACAGTAGGTACAGCCTACACCCTGAAAGCAATCAAAGGCACTTGTGACTCTCCAAATTCAGATAGCTTTACCGCTACTGCACAACTGACTGTGCCAGCGAAGCCAACAGTAAGCGTAGCCGCTGCTACTTGTACCGCCTCAGGTATCACAGCAACGATTACCAACTACGATAGCGGAGCCACCTATGCTATAACGCCAAACACAGGGGTAACTATCACAGGTAGCAGCATCACAGGCTTGACAGTAGGTACAGCCTACACCCTGAAAGCTACTAAAGGCACTTGTGATTCGCCAAATTCAGATAGCTTTACCGCTACTGCACAACTGACTGTGCCAGCGAAGCCAACAGTAAGTGTAGCCGCTGCTACTTGTACCGCCTCAGGTACCACAGCAACGATTACCAACTACGATAGCGGAGCCACCTATGCTATTACGCCAAATGCAGGGGTAACTATCACAGGTAGTAGCATCACAGGCTTGACAGTAGGTACAGCCTACACCCTGAAAGCTACCAAAGGCACCTGTGATTCGCCAGATTCGGATAGCTTTACCGCTACTGCGAAGTTAGCAGTGCCAGCAGTCCCTACGCTCAAGCCAATAACAGACCTCTGCCCAACAGCAGCGAGTCATCAGGTGTCCTTTGTCGATTATGTCAATACACCAGCAGTAGGCACTTTGTATTGGTATACAACGGCTACCACCACAGTTTCAAGCACTACGGCACCTACTATTGATACCAACGTAACTACCAAAACGGTCGTTACTCATTATGTAGCAGTGGTAAATGCCCAAGGCTGTGAAAGCACACGCGTGCCTATTACTCTCACAATAGACGACACCACCAATCCAAGTCTTAGTGTGCCACCTGCCTTGGTCGTTGATTGTAAGTCAGCAACGCGCACTGCAACTATTGATGCTTGGCTCGCACAAGCCACTGCAAATGATACTTGCCAAGGGGTAGTTACACCTACAAATGATTATACCCCACCAGCCGATCCTTGTGCAGCGGGTACCACAACGGTTACTTTCACCGCTAAGGATAAGTTTGGGAATACAGTAACGAAAACCTCAGTGATTACCAACCTGAGTGTTATTGCCAATGGCGATACAAATACAACAACTATCAATGGTGGTACAGGAGCACCTAATGTAATTGACGTACTGAGCAACGATAAGGTCAATGGCAAAACGCCTACAGTAAGCACTGTAAGTCTTACCGTTACTACTCCAGCAACGCCTAAACAGTCAGGAGCTAACGTACCAACCTTAGATAAAACTACGGGTAAAGTAAACGTACCACCAAGCACCCCAGCAGGTACTTATACTATCGTGTACCAGATATGCGCTACTCTATCGAGCACGACGGCTTGCGATAGTGCCATAGTTACAATTACTGTGAGTGCTTCACAAATTATTGCCAACCCAGATATACGCAACATACCAAACGGTGCTAACGGCGGTACAGTAAGCAGTGTAATACCTGACGACAGCTATAATGGACAGACCCCACCGCCAGCAGGTACAGTAACGGCAACGTTCAACAACATACCAAGCGGCTGGACAGGCAACCCTGACGGTACAATCACCGTACCAGCAGGCACCCGCTCAGGTACTTACACGATGACTTATCATATCTGCGATGCTTTGGGTAATTGTAGTAATGAGGCAACCGTAACGGTAACCGTAGGCGCACCACCGATCGTAGCAACGGATGACAACCGTACAATACCAGATGGTACTACAGGCGGCACTGTTACCAATGTATTGACAAACGATACTCTCAACGGGGTACCAGTAAACAATACTACTTCGGTAACACTGACTTGGACGAATACCCCAGCAGGCTGGACAGGCAACCCTGATGGTACTGTAACCGTACCTCCAAATACCCCAGCAGGCGTATATACGATTACTTATACCATCTGCGAAAAAGCGAACCCAACCAACTGCGATAGTGCAGTGGTGACGATAACCGTAAGCGTTCCGTCAGTAGCCCTCAAAGCTAATGACGACCCAGCAGCAGGTACCTTTACCAATACCATAGGGGGCACCACCACCAGCGTACTGGCTAATGATACCTACAATGGAGCGCCAAACCCAAGTCTGAGCTCGGTAACGCTCACTTGGAATACAGCAACGCCAACAGGTTTCACCTATAATAACGACGGTACCATCACCGTAGCCGCAGGCACAGCCACAGGCACTTATCAGATTAGCTATACGATCTGTACAAAAGTAGGTACTGTAACCTGCAGCACTGCTACCGCTACCGTAAGGGTAGTAGCCGCCACACCAACGCCAACAGTCAATGCCACTGACGATCACTTCACGGCAACCTCCACAGGCGTGATCGGCAATGTATTGACCAATGACACGGTAGACACTACCCAGTCAGCGACCACTACCAACGTAACCATCAGCGTTACCACGGTAGCCCAAGGGGTAGGTACCAGCACCACAGTGCCAGTTCTCAACCCAGCCACAGGTGATGTAACGGTGTCAAACAATACACCATCAGGTACTTATACGATCGTTTACCAAATCTGTACCGTAGCCACACCTACCGCTTGCGATACAGCCACCGTCACCGTAGTAGTGCCACCAGCCACCGTTACACCAACGATCAAGGCTGTCGATGACACCGCCACCACAACCCTTAATACACCAGTGAATATCAATGTATTAAGCAATGATAAGGATTACGGAACCACACCGCAAGTAAGCCTGCAAACACCGCCAAGCAATGGTACAGCAATAGTCAATGCCGATGGAAGCATCAGCTATACACCAAATACCAATTACTCAGGCACCGACAGCTTTGTATACGAACTTTGCGATGGAGCAGGCAACTGCGTAACAGCCACTGTAACAATCGATGTGATTGCCGATATTATCCCTTACAATGCCATTTCGGTAGATGGTGACGGCATCAACGACCACTTCCAGATAGGCGGTATAGAAGCTTACCCAGACAATGTAGTACGCATCTACAACCGTTGGGGTGTCAAAGTCTACGAGCAGTCAGGGTATGACAACGTAACAAAGGTCTTTAGAGGTATCTCCAACGGCCGCGTAACGGTCGAAGCCAACGAGAAGTTACCACAAGGTACTTACTATTACGTAATCGAATACACTGATACTAAGGGTAATCGCCAAAATAAAGTAGGCTGGCTCTATATCAAGAAAAAATAATAATAACTAAAAAAACAAGTAGTTGATAAAAAAGACGTACCTTTACCGAGTTTTTCAAACGAACGCCAAACGGAGCCGTAACGGATCCTCGGCAAAGGGCGTCATAATAAAGCAAAAATAAGATTAAATAGTTAACAATAGAAGATTTTTAAATTATGAAGAAAAATGTATTTTTCTCAGCAGTAATAATGTTGTTTTGTACAGCTGTTTTTGCCCAACAAGAGTCGCAATACACACAGTATATGTACAATACAATGATGTTTAACCCCGCCTATACAGGCTCTCGAGGGGTAGGAAGTTTCTTTGGTATGTTTCGCACACAATGGGTAGGCATCAGCGGCGCCCCTACTAATGGCAGTATCAGCTACCACCAGCCTATGGAAAGCCTCAGAAATGTCGGCTTAGGAGGTACCGTCTTCCGCGAAAGCATCGGCCCTGAAACCAAGACAGACTTAGTCCTCGATGTATCATACACCCTCAACTTCGAAAACTCAAAGCTCGCTTTTGGTTTAAACGGT from Capnocytophaga haemolytica harbors:
- a CDS encoding gliding motility-associated C-terminal domain-containing protein, whose protein sequence is MNKLISLWCVLVCVFVGQILHAQVSNLTVENTAPANTNIASNGYEVGMLKVSMNLATKSIAKVKITFPKGVKHDGSAITVSGGTATAPVASGNDLTFDLTPNTAGGIVTFSLKKTITPEGHKEVVGGKTLQDQVSVTQGSTAQKKGDAYSNYKYPSLVITDPTPKADSQKGDNTTTFTIANGGEGKIESFYLSLKYPNGLTLKTLKVGTTNITVPTKTGDKYIIAIPAAAINSGNGLVKGGAPITITETYTQAGRCASGDIEYIANWGKSATNADWYQAMIKGKDNYKLRKVSTPSAAPDIKMNTGNNDSYFTMKNGFNVPVTPVAAATAPAANVMGTMRVSYKNNAAVGSGGAAYKVNLLIQEKWNDGANAFFRPINFRIVKSDGTTTPIPTSGVKTTTSGNITGQNKLFSVSLEGLTTDPDGADGLEDLDADGKFDDLAPGKSFAIEFDLVKNRTDVSDCLTGKGFILAYSSYVGYTTTCGTTPVPAIKNQYDLRAYILNLLTPADVSFIPPVLVKDAPALTARFAGKTSQSEIEERSKGGTNELSKYRFQYVITIPDGVEVDQSTIKWHSSANYPVTTETINLTAGHPNLDIKQNGGSTVIKVLSPEGERGFVTMDLKAKCGTNKNVQVNYELFFFDKYSRANNALKLLCVDKPVQIICDGCANNGPLIINTEGERSENSLGWKDYTMRERHTKATLKAADPLMLRRALPLDEIEIVSKGKQGAGTANNLYYSFTSNEGMTLEPKELVFKITSGANNGYIKTINTFAETSLPGEGGVSIRRIQKFVWTLLSAADGKTLQPNDAFEVKVTYKVKPTLGTDVQKREYSAQDRLIAQKVYFYMLEKDAQGKDVERYCGAPNVPEFYIADTFPHSRYNGDAPYYVLTGCTPKDLGGYTVHLARRFNTRGTAFNKEFRPDRLVKKSEFTLPNSYKVTDVKYYYVQTAGGKLMQVVIPADKIKKTSVGNSTKYTIENELTPNGFLLPPGIIQVENGYSSHIQVWTQATCASPQSTNFRIKTWFYDFYYHYARVESDPSKDGRVEAGVEYNDEDQQNGGRNITLNNMPSIRLDAGTTIETLAQKTNDLSITLRNTGANTAPYTWISVPEVTGVEVLGLYDGANAIGRVSTITGEYMYYLSSAGLAKGASKNYTLKVKLNDCKTATLTAYAGWNCTEYPTSYENSCSSNLQAGKTTYTLQAAVSEIQFTRTKSPQQGTAKQGKLEMCKDNIYEYIINASKEGDIIDPKLLIHKETGIKIAKVEVYYPSNATTPTKNYTVVPEENGAWVYKLLDDGEALKGLKSEPNDVNKRNIRVAITVVPECSVRAGAIFRTEVQGKSACDGSIQGTRDADIISDIDGITPIAYSVVPTLVHQSGSAKACGVGAIYRGTYKVTSSSPSAQTGNTDKLVIRVPKGYNLSGFTFVSKSGTFINPTDFENANPAPQGDIKEYTIAAPQGMKNGDEFTYTIKVMQVSTAAASDCEKADELQYYAIANVAAPPCPSGACANIERALATPVRVPILTNRSALSIKDLSATTQIEDATKEKRSLSFKVGTTTETFSGQIRFKVVYDTNNNGKIDATDEQIATFLKQNLSIPANGTVAIAEAINVPADKVCRLLIGIEGADNPCLCSIDAVQVPAPTQITGLVKNLTLCAGESKTFEKDKAAQPTYHTYEWKSSSTEALGYLSAANILQPTFHYTGATFTGTKTFTYTLEITREGGCKATQTVTVTVNNTPVALPATPFCVNDKKKVGEIKEALKNINAGTTVADFDVFEQGNNSPLGDQTYVDQTKVYEVQRKAKGANCASEKVVFPTKAQYITAYNGEHDQDVLCPGATIADLKTKIAANEHVSVSQVKIYNRLSNGTKGTEITNGNQPLEAVEDTTPYNYKYQFTVFDTTNTKCESEGRDIKVHIVGVTATTTKTTYCQGETVNITYKVRAVKGIGTATGLPAGLTVNYNPTAQTVQITGTATVGTYTYAIPLTSACTTAQITGTITIGSVDKPTVSVAAATCTASGTTATITNYDSTATYSITPNTGVTITGSSITGLTVGTAYTLKAIKGTCDSPNSDSFTATAQLTVPAKPTVSVAAATCTASGITATITNYDSGATYAITPNTGVTITGSSITGLTVGTAYTLKATKGTCDSPNSDSFTATAQLTVPAKPTVSVAAATCTASGTTATITNYDSGATYAITPNAGVTITGSSITGLTVGTAYTLKATKGTCDSPDSDSFTATAKLAVPAVPTLKPITDLCPTAASHQVSFVDYVNTPAVGTLYWYTTATTTVSSTTAPTIDTNVTTKTVVTHYVAVVNAQGCESTRVPITLTIDDTTNPSLSVPPALVVDCKSATRTATIDAWLAQATANDTCQGVVTPTNDYTPPADPCAAGTTTVTFTAKDKFGNTVTKTSVITNLSVIANGDTNTTTINGGTGAPNVIDVLSNDKVNGKTPTVSTVSLTVTTPATPKQSGANVPTLDKTTGKVNVPPSTPAGTYTIVYQICATLSSTTACDSAIVTITVSASQIIANPDIRNIPNGANGGTVSSVIPDDSYNGQTPPPAGTVTATFNNIPSGWTGNPDGTITVPAGTRSGTYTMTYHICDALGNCSNEATVTVTVGAPPIVATDDNRTIPDGTTGGTVTNVLTNDTLNGVPVNNTTSVTLTWTNTPAGWTGNPDGTVTVPPNTPAGVYTITYTICEKANPTNCDSAVVTITVSVPSVALKANDDPAAGTFTNTIGGTTTSVLANDTYNGAPNPSLSSVTLTWNTATPTGFTYNNDGTITVAAGTATGTYQISYTICTKVGTVTCSTATATVRVVAATPTPTVNATDDHFTATSTGVIGNVLTNDTVDTTQSATTTNVTISVTTVAQGVGTSTTVPVLNPATGDVTVSNNTPSGTYTIVYQICTVATPTACDTATVTVVVPPATVTPTIKAVDDTATTTLNTPVNINVLSNDKDYGTTPQVSLQTPPSNGTAIVNADGSISYTPNTNYSGTDSFVYELCDGAGNCVTATVTIDVIADIIPYNAISVDGDGINDHFQIGGIEAYPDNVVRIYNRWGVKVYEQSGYDNVTKVFRGISNGRVTVEANEKLPQGTYYYVIEYTDTKGNRQNKVGWLYIKKK